One Streptomyces coeruleorubidus DNA segment encodes these proteins:
- a CDS encoding YncE family protein: protein MPVFRRRHLCSLTAALALTATLPATAAHADAPDASAALRQVLFVGNNWEGTADVIKSTGDLAKIGRINVIPDKDERMAEINADPIRWIAFMTIRNSVGEGHDQFVDDMYSTPDGKSVVVSRPSFADVVSIDLASGRINWRFPVSGFRSDHMAVSPDGKRVAVSASTGNTVHVLDIETGKQLGKAATGDKPHENIFTKDGKYIYNMSIGEVNTQTDAPWLDWTKGDRRITVIDATTYEQVKVIDMRPRLDAIGLKDFSDAVRPAVFSPDESKLYFQVSFFNGFFEYDLATDKITRTKTLPKNPATSDDRTTFVNDSRHHGLSMSPDGKKLCVAGTMDDYATIVERTTLQEGPLVTAAKPYWATVSGDGRSCVVSESGTDQVTAIDFATGKKVASVPVGDHPQRVRLGHVEAGWTSPSAS from the coding sequence ATGCCCGTCTTCCGACGACGGCACCTGTGCTCCCTGACCGCCGCCCTCGCCCTGACCGCAACCCTTCCCGCGACCGCCGCACACGCGGACGCCCCTGACGCCTCCGCCGCGCTGCGCCAGGTGCTGTTCGTGGGCAACAACTGGGAGGGCACCGCCGATGTCATCAAGTCCACCGGCGACTTGGCGAAGATCGGCCGGATCAACGTCATCCCCGACAAGGACGAGCGGATGGCGGAGATCAACGCCGATCCGATCAGATGGATCGCCTTCATGACGATCCGCAACAGCGTCGGCGAGGGACACGACCAGTTCGTCGACGACATGTACTCCACGCCGGACGGGAAGTCGGTGGTCGTCTCCCGGCCCAGCTTCGCCGACGTCGTCTCCATCGACCTCGCCTCCGGGCGGATCAACTGGCGCTTCCCGGTGTCCGGTTTCCGCTCCGACCACATGGCCGTCTCCCCCGACGGCAAACGGGTCGCGGTGTCGGCGTCCACCGGCAACACCGTGCACGTCCTGGACATCGAGACCGGCAAGCAGCTCGGCAAGGCCGCTACCGGCGACAAGCCGCACGAGAACATCTTCACCAAGGACGGCAAGTACATCTACAACATGTCGATCGGCGAGGTGAACACGCAGACCGACGCGCCCTGGCTGGACTGGACGAAGGGCGACCGCCGCATCACCGTCATCGACGCGACCACGTACGAGCAGGTCAAGGTCATCGACATGCGTCCGCGCCTGGACGCGATCGGCCTGAAGGACTTCTCCGACGCGGTCCGGCCGGCGGTGTTCTCGCCGGACGAGTCGAAGCTGTACTTCCAGGTGTCGTTCTTCAACGGGTTCTTCGAGTACGACCTGGCCACCGACAAGATCACCCGCACGAAGACCCTGCCGAAGAACCCGGCGACCAGTGACGACCGCACCACCTTCGTCAACGACTCACGCCACCACGGCCTCTCGATGAGCCCGGACGGCAAGAAGCTGTGCGTCGCGGGGACCATGGACGACTACGCCACAATCGTCGAGCGCACCACCCTCCAGGAGGGCCCGCTCGTCACCGCCGCCAAGCCCTACTGGGCCACGGTCAGCGGTGACGGCAGGAGTTGCGTCGTCTCCGAGAGCGGCACCGACCAGGTCACGGCCATCGACTTCGCCACCGGGAAGAAGGTCGCGTCCGTGCCGGTCGGAGACCACCCGCAGCGCGTCCGGCTCGGCCATGTGGAGGCCGGCTGGACGAGCCCGTCCGCTAGTTGA